The Castanea sativa cultivar Marrone di Chiusa Pesio chromosome 11, ASM4071231v1 genome contains a region encoding:
- the LOC142616559 gene encoding uncharacterized protein LOC142616559: MFTVGTCDRLEDCLNAIHHKVTDDMKDILTSEYSVDEIKAALFQMRLTKAPRPDDMNALFYQKFWHIVGDEVVAAILDFLNSGNLDPDVNFTHIVLIPKIKSPEKMSNYRPISLSRGLQQGDPLSPYLFILCAEGFTSLLAKAKMEGQIHGVSISFGQYINFEKSSIYFSSNTEVRHRDWIKNILGVKEVARFELYLELPTLIGRSKNKTFSFLKDRVWKKLQGWKGKLLSREGKEVLIKVVAQLIPTYTMGFFQLPLKLCNELNAMCARFWWGQVGDEWKIHWKSWDSMCKPKKEGGMGFRNIPSFNLAMLAKQGWRLIQDTSSLVHACFKAKYFPRSSFLEAKDVPNSLYVWKSMLAAQGVLKDGVYTIKSGYIVACRIMKEASMQGESSKVGVDSTYELCKRTSESALHVLWECNMAQDVWVGSMRKLQKEAGGQLDFLQLVENLMLKLSLEELELFFVQAWLIWTQHNSVVFGGVIQDPSRLVKRAGEFLDEYK; the protein is encoded by the exons ATGTTTACAGTAGGTACATGTGACCGGTTGGAGGATTGTTTGAATGCCATTCATCACAAAGTCACGGATGATATGAAGGACATACTAACCAGTGAATATAGTGTGGATGAGATCAAAGCAGCGTTGTTCCAAATGAGACTAACAAAGGCTCCTAGACCTGACGATATGAATGCTCTTTTCtaccaaaaattttggcatattgTTGGTGATGAAGTTGTTGCAGCGATATTAGATTTTCTGAATTCTGGAAATCTGGATCCTGATGTTAATTTTACCCATATTGTCCTTATTCCTAAAATTAAATCCCCGGAAAAAATGTCTAATTATAGACCTATCAGTCTTT CTAGGGGACTTCAACAGGGAGACCCATTATCTCCTTATTTGTTTATTCTATGTGCAGAGGGTTTTACTTCACTTTTAGCCAAAGCTAAGATGGAGGGGCAGATTCATGGGGTTTCTATCT CCTTTGGGCAATATATAAACTTTGAGAagtcttctatttattttagcaGCAACACTGAGGTGAGGCACAGGGATTGGATTAAAAATATATTGGGAGTGAAGGAAGTAGCAAGGTTTGAATTATATTTGGAGTTACCAACCTTGATTGGTCGctctaaaaataaaactttctcCTTCCTTAAGGATAGAGTCTGGAAGAAGCTTCAGGGATGGAAAGGCAAACTATTATCTAGGGAAGGAAAGGAAGTACTTATCAAAGTTGTAGCACAATTAATACCTACATATACTATGGGATTTTTTCAATTACCTTTGAAGCTTTGCAATGAACTTAATGCCATGTGTGCAAGATTCTGGTGGGGCCAAGTGGGTGATGAGTGGAAGATTCATTGGAAGAGTTGGGATTCAATGTGTAAACCAAAGAAGGAAGGGGGCATGGGATTTAGGAACATTCCGAGTTTTAACTTAGCAATGCTTGCCAAGCAGGGCTGGAGGCTAATTCAAGATACAAGCTCATTGGTACATGCTTGTTTCAAAGCTAAGTATTTCCCAAGGAGTAGTTTTTTGGAGGCAAAAGATGTTCCAAACAGTTTGTATGTTTGGAAAAGCATGCTAGCAGCTCAAGGAGTCCTAAA AGATGGGGTCTACACTATCAAGTCAGGATATATAGTGGCGTGTAGAATCATGAAGGAAGCTAGTATGCAAGGGGAAAGCTCAAAAGTAGGAGTTG ATAGCACTTATGAGCTTTGTAAAAGAACAAGTGAATCTGCTCTGCATGTGTTGTGGGAATGCAACATGGCTCAGGACGTTTGGGTTGGAAGCATGAGGAAATTACAAAAAGAAGCTGGTGGCCAACTTGATTTTCTACAATTGGTGGAGAATCTAATGTTGAAGTTATCTCTGGAAGAGCTTGAGCTTTTCTTCGTGCAAGCATGGCTCATATGGACACAGCATAACTCAGTTGTTTTTGGTGGAGTGATCCAGGACCCCTCTCGGTTGGTCAAGAGAGCTGGAGAATTTTTGGATGAGTACAAATAG